From the genome of Rosettibacter firmus, one region includes:
- a CDS encoding radical SAM protein translates to MAELILNHRELYRLPWTLPDNAISWLEPTAMCNLACDGCYRENEKNSHKPLDLIKHELDIFQQKRNSDCISIAGGDPLLHPQIVEIVAEIKRRGLKPIVNTNGAVLTKDLLKDLKKAGVYGFTFHVDSKQGRGGKWRGKNEVELNELRYHYAKMLADVGGIACSFNSTVYEDTLKYTPELLKWAEENIDIVHTMVFICFRHVVPSLPFDWYAGGQKVDWQNISYHSDTDRKVDILSTDILRVVREYYPDFSPCAYLNGTEKVDSFKWLLTERIGTKGKIYGYAGPKFLELVMIAHHFFKGTYLSYASPKITRRGRSAMLFLWPVDKGIRKALIKMLKNPLQIFKKAHMQTIMFIQPVDIMKDGRQSMCDGCPDITVWNGDLVWSCRLEEQKMFGTFLRSVPKNQE, encoded by the coding sequence ATGGCAGAATTAATTTTAAATCACAGGGAATTATATCGCTTACCGTGGACTTTACCAGACAATGCAATATCCTGGCTTGAACCAACAGCAATGTGCAATCTTGCATGTGATGGTTGTTATCGTGAAAACGAAAAGAATTCGCACAAACCACTTGATTTAATAAAACATGAGCTTGACATATTTCAACAGAAGAGAAATTCTGATTGTATTTCAATTGCAGGTGGCGATCCACTTCTTCATCCACAAATAGTTGAAATTGTTGCTGAAATAAAAAGAAGAGGTTTAAAACCAATTGTAAATACAAATGGAGCTGTTCTTACTAAAGATTTATTAAAAGATTTGAAGAAAGCAGGAGTATATGGATTTACTTTTCATGTTGATAGTAAACAGGGTCGTGGAGGTAAATGGCGAGGTAAAAATGAAGTTGAATTAAATGAACTCCGTTATCATTATGCAAAAATGCTTGCTGATGTGGGTGGAATTGCATGCTCATTTAATTCAACAGTCTACGAAGATACATTAAAATACACACCAGAACTTTTAAAATGGGCAGAAGAAAATATAGATATTGTTCATACTATGGTTTTCATTTGCTTTCGACATGTTGTTCCTTCTTTACCTTTTGACTGGTATGCAGGTGGACAAAAGGTTGATTGGCAGAATATTTCTTATCATTCAGATACAGATAGAAAAGTTGACATTCTTTCTACTGATATTTTAAGAGTAGTTAGAGAATATTATCCTGATTTTTCTCCCTGTGCATATTTAAATGGAACAGAAAAAGTTGATTCGTTCAAATGGTTACTTACAGAAAGAATTGGTACAAAAGGAAAGATATATGGTTATGCTGGGCCCAAATTTCTTGAACTTGTAATGATAGCACATCATTTCTTTAAGGGTACTTACCTTTCTTATGCTTCTCCAAAAATAACACGTCGTGGAAGATCAGCAATGTTATTTCTATGGCCAGTAGATAAAGGAATAAGAAAAGCATTAATAAAAATGCTAAAAAATCCGTTGCAAATTTTTAAGAAAGCACACATGCAAACAATAATGTTCATACAACCAGTAGATATTATGAAAGATGGACGTCAAAGCATGTGCGATGGTTGTCCAGATATTACAGTATGGAATGGTGATTTAGTATGGTCATGCAGACTTGAAGAGCAAAAAATGTTTGGAACGTTTTTAAGGTCGGTGCCAAAAAATCAGGAGTAA
- a CDS encoding pre-peptidase C-terminal domain-containing protein gives MKNILTIILSVILCINVFAESEPNNTHQQATPITPNSSDNGTLFYNDSQNYDDVDWWVITLSYDGSLYFEVNSTGNLDIDLYIYDVDGETSIASYDISIGQRESTHHNALKAGTYYVKAVRYSGSGSYTIFNRFTLAPYQNDSEPDDSFEQALPLALNSESTGHIGYYQAKSYDQVDWWKVVIPFDGSLKIRTESDSADIDLYIYDVDGKTSIASYDISIGLIEETHFNNLIPGTYFIKVVLYSKHGGYKITSNYVQTNIENVTTNDAETNDSYDKAQSLGVFNATSTVVNYGHLGYYSNSYTDDVDWWSVDVQTDGKLIIKTLSNETLEIDLYLYDVDGITQIASYDISTGINEQTHFNGLSPGKYFIKAFKYSGYGSYKIVGEFIKSKLENDIEPNNDMANALQINSNIVYTGHLGYYSKGITDNSDYYKITLTSNWDSLYVRTDSDSTLEIDLYLYDNLQNQISYAGLYGVSEIMSLKNANANTYYIRAYKYSGYGSYAIKVTNRYPGNPLTDIVDEDVKTITATFALNQNYPNPFNPVTIISYQIPENSFVTLKVYDILGNEVATLVNELQIAGVYKVEFSANHFNLSSGIYFYKLEAGTKFSQVKKFILMK, from the coding sequence ATGAAAAATATTTTGACTATTATTTTAAGTGTGATTTTATGTATTAATGTTTTTGCAGAATCTGAACCTAATAATACTCATCAACAGGCTACTCCCATCACTCCAAATTCAAGTGATAATGGAACATTATTTTATAATGATTCACAAAACTATGATGATGTAGATTGGTGGGTAATTACATTGTCTTATGATGGAAGTCTTTATTTTGAAGTTAATTCTACAGGCAATTTAGATATCGATTTGTATATTTATGATGTTGATGGTGAAACTTCAATTGCTTCTTATGATATTTCTATTGGACAAAGAGAATCTACTCATCATAATGCATTGAAAGCTGGTACTTATTATGTTAAAGCTGTCAGATATTCAGGATCCGGGAGTTATACGATATTTAATAGATTTACACTGGCACCTTATCAAAACGATTCTGAACCAGATGATTCTTTTGAACAAGCATTGCCTCTTGCTTTGAATTCTGAATCGACGGGACATATTGGTTATTATCAAGCAAAAAGTTATGATCAGGTTGATTGGTGGAAAGTAGTTATTCCTTTTGATGGCAGCTTAAAAATTAGAACCGAATCCGATTCAGCAGATATTGATTTATATATTTATGATGTTGATGGAAAAACATCCATTGCTTCTTATGATATTTCTATAGGCTTAATTGAAGAAACTCATTTTAATAACTTAATACCGGGTACATACTTTATAAAAGTGGTTCTTTATAGTAAGCATGGGGGATATAAAATTACGAGTAATTACGTGCAAACTAACATTGAAAATGTTACAACAAATGATGCTGAAACTAATGATTCGTATGATAAAGCTCAAAGTCTGGGAGTTTTTAATGCAACGTCAACAGTAGTAAATTATGGTCATCTGGGATATTATTCAAATAGTTATACAGATGATGTTGATTGGTGGAGTGTTGATGTTCAAACTGATGGAAAGTTAATTATAAAAACTTTATCAAATGAAACACTGGAAATAGATTTATATCTTTATGATGTAGATGGCATTACTCAAATAGCAAGTTACGATATAAGTACAGGTATTAATGAACAAACTCATTTTAATGGTTTATCTCCGGGAAAATATTTTATTAAAGCATTTAAATATTCAGGATATGGTTCATATAAAATTGTAGGAGAATTTATTAAATCAAAATTAGAAAATGATATTGAACCTAATAACGATATGGCAAATGCATTGCAAATCAATTCGAACATTGTGTATACAGGTCATCTTGGATATTATTCAAAAGGAATTACAGATAATAGTGATTATTATAAAATTACTTTAACATCAAATTGGGATTCACTTTATGTAAGAACAGATTCCGATTCCACTCTTGAAATAGATTTGTATTTGTATGACAATCTACAAAATCAAATATCTTATGCTGGCCTCTATGGAGTTAGTGAAATTATGTCACTTAAAAATGCAAATGCAAACACTTACTATATAAGAGCTTATAAATATTCTGGATATGGGAGCTATGCTATAAAAGTAACCAATCGTTATCCGGGCAATCCTTTAACTGATATTGTAGATGAAGATGTAAAAACAATAACAGCAACATTTGCACTTAATCAAAATTATCCCAATCCGTTTAATCCTGTAACAATTATCAGTTATCAAATACCTGAAAATTCTTTTGTTACATTGAAAGTATATGATATACTTGGCAATGAGGTTGCTACTCTTGTAAATGAACTTCAAATTGCAGGAGTTTATAAAGTTGAGTTTTCTGCAAACCATTTTAATCTATCGAGTGGTATCTATTTTTATAAACTCGAAGCAGGTACAAAATTTTCGCAGGTTAAAAAATTCATTTTAATGAAGTAA
- a CDS encoding ABC transporter permease, with translation MKTLIYFIKKELQQLRRDPKMFLIVLLAPVLQTILLGYAATFDVNNVNIIVFDQDKSIQSRKYIEKLIQSGYFTLKKYSNNYREIEEYILSGNAVAGIVIPNNFEKNLSNNVPTKLQVIVDGSDGTKGSIATGYIQAITSDYSQEIISRNAAKKGIAINLTNIQPATRIWYNPELKTRVFMVPAITALLLMIMTMLLTSLAIVKEKEVGTLEQLIVTPIKPWQLIVGKILPFIIISFVIIILVNSVMVFWFRIPIKGNIILFILASFTFILSTLGLGLFVSTISKTQQQAMMVTVFGVMMPMIYFSGFVFPIENMPKIIQYITYIIPLKYFLIIIRGVILKGNGFVELWKELVILFIMGVFILLISTKRFHKKLG, from the coding sequence ATGAAAACATTAATTTACTTCATCAAGAAAGAATTACAACAGTTAAGACGTGATCCCAAAATGTTTTTAATCGTTTTATTAGCTCCTGTGTTACAAACAATTTTACTTGGTTATGCAGCAACTTTTGATGTGAATAATGTTAATATAATTGTGTTTGATCAGGATAAATCAATTCAAAGTAGAAAGTATATAGAAAAGCTTATTCAGTCTGGCTATTTTACTTTGAAAAAATATTCAAATAATTACAGAGAGATTGAAGAATATATTTTAAGTGGAAATGCTGTAGCTGGAATTGTTATACCGAATAATTTTGAAAAAAATCTCTCTAACAATGTACCTACAAAATTACAGGTTATTGTTGATGGTTCTGATGGAACAAAAGGTTCTATTGCTACTGGTTATATACAAGCTATAACTTCTGATTATTCTCAGGAAATTATATCGAGAAATGCTGCTAAAAAAGGTATAGCAATTAATCTAACCAATATTCAACCTGCAACAAGAATCTGGTACAATCCAGAACTCAAAACAAGAGTATTTATGGTTCCAGCTATTACAGCTTTGTTGTTAATGATTATGACAATGCTTTTAACATCACTTGCAATAGTAAAGGAAAAAGAAGTTGGTACATTAGAACAATTAATTGTAACGCCAATAAAGCCCTGGCAATTGATAGTAGGTAAAATATTACCTTTTATTATTATCAGTTTCGTAATCATTATATTAGTAAATTCTGTTATGGTATTCTGGTTTCGTATTCCAATTAAAGGAAATATTATACTTTTTATTTTAGCTTCATTTACTTTTATTCTTTCAACACTGGGACTTGGATTATTTGTATCAACCATTTCTAAAACACAACAACAAGCAATGATGGTTACTGTTTTTGGTGTAATGATGCCTATGATTTACTTTTCGGGCTTTGTTTTCCCAATAGAAAATATGCCAAAAATAATTCAATATATTACTTATATAATTCCATTAAAATACTTTTTGATAATTATTAGAGGCGTAATTCTTAAAGGCAATGGTTTTGTTGAATTGTGGAAGGAATTAGTTATTCTTTTTATAATGGGTGTATTTATTCTTTTAATCAGTACAAAGAGATTTCATAAGAAGTTAGGTTAA
- a CDS encoding ABC transporter permease has translation MKKRLMKISIRRIKAISKKEIRQLLRDVRMLGVIFLFPIFLLIVFGYAINFDVRHVKIAVYDLDKSSLSRSFIRELVSSEYFDLVNYIENKNQIEKFLDENIVQCVVVIPENFSRNVYSNKEVKIQYLIDGVQGNTANLIMNYVSVATANLSKNITEEFLARKGINYYIPIQLETRYWFNPDLNSTRFLLPGLIGMILILVAVVTISLSIVREKEKSTIEQLNVSSLSVIELLIGKIIPYVIIAFINASIILFAGYIFFDIIVKGSFFWLLICTLVFLSASLGMGIIVSVIADSMQVAFQIGTLISLLPSLLLSGFVFPIESMPVFIQIITNITPTKFYIICLRSILLKGAGIENYWQQLLYMILFSVISVSIAARAYIKKMS, from the coding sequence ATGAAGAAAAGATTAATGAAAATTAGCATAAGAAGAATTAAAGCAATATCAAAAAAAGAAATAAGACAGCTCTTGCGAGATGTTCGAATGCTTGGTGTTATCTTTTTATTCCCAATTTTTCTTCTCATAGTTTTTGGATATGCAATTAACTTTGATGTTAGACATGTTAAAATTGCAGTTTATGATCTCGATAAATCTTCACTTAGCAGATCATTTATTCGGGAACTTGTTAGTAGCGAGTATTTTGATCTTGTAAATTATATTGAGAACAAAAATCAAATTGAAAAATTTTTGGACGAAAATATTGTGCAGTGTGTTGTTGTTATTCCCGAAAACTTTTCAAGAAATGTATATTCAAATAAAGAAGTTAAAATACAATATTTAATTGATGGTGTTCAGGGAAACACGGCAAATCTAATTATGAATTATGTTAGTGTTGCAACTGCAAATCTTTCAAAAAATATAACAGAAGAATTTCTCGCACGAAAAGGAATAAATTATTATATCCCGATTCAATTAGAAACACGTTACTGGTTTAATCCAGATTTAAATTCTACCAGATTTTTATTACCAGGTTTAATTGGAATGATTTTAATTCTTGTAGCAGTAGTAACAATTTCTCTATCAATTGTAAGAGAAAAAGAAAAATCAACTATTGAACAACTAAATGTTTCTTCACTTTCTGTAATTGAATTACTTATCGGGAAAATTATACCGTATGTTATTATTGCATTTATTAATGCAAGTATAATTCTTTTTGCTGGTTATATATTTTTTGATATAATAGTTAAAGGAAGTTTTTTCTGGTTATTGATCTGTACTTTAGTTTTTCTTTCGGCTTCTCTGGGAATGGGAATAATTGTTTCTGTAATTGCAGATTCAATGCAGGTGGCTTTTCAGATTGGAACATTAATTTCATTGCTTCCATCGTTATTGCTCTCTGGTTTTGTTTTCCCGATTGAAAGTATGCCAGTATTTATTCAGATTATAACAAACATAACTCCAACAAAATTTTATATTATTTGTCTGAGATCAATTTTACTTAAAGGTGCAGGCATCGAAAATTACTGGCAACAACTTCTTTATATGATTTTGTTCTCTGTAATAAGTGTATCAATTGCTGCAAGAGCTTATATTAAAAAAATGAGTTAA
- a CDS encoding ABC transporter ATP-binding protein has translation MYSIEVNNLTKRFDSFTAVDNISFNVREGEIFGFLGANGAGKSTTIRMLCGILEPTSGDAIVGGYSIVHDPDRVKLNIGYMSQKFSLYNDLTVEENIEFFGSVYGLYGRTLKEKKDWVLKISYLKGSENILTGSLPGGIKQRLALGISVIHKPKIVFLDEPTSGVDPIYRRNFWELINELSQEGITVVVTTHYLEEAEYCNNIILIDSGKIIAQGSSKQLKTNYIKNPILELESKNILEVIEILEKQDFVSEVSLFGNNLHIITNEKFSNISQLNSLLKEKNITPERITTITPTLEDVFIHLLEMKKDEEKINEN, from the coding sequence ATGTATAGTATTGAAGTTAATAATCTTACAAAAAGATTTGATTCGTTTACTGCTGTTGATAACATTTCATTTAATGTTCGAGAAGGAGAAATATTTGGTTTTCTTGGAGCCAATGGAGCAGGTAAATCTACAACTATAAGAATGCTGTGTGGAATTCTTGAACCAACAAGTGGCGATGCAATTGTTGGTGGTTATAGTATTGTTCACGATCCCGATAGAGTTAAATTAAATATTGGTTACATGTCACAAAAGTTTTCTTTGTATAATGATTTAACAGTCGAAGAAAATATAGAATTCTTTGGTAGTGTTTATGGATTGTATGGACGAACATTAAAAGAGAAAAAAGATTGGGTTTTAAAAATATCTTACTTAAAAGGAAGTGAAAATATATTAACTGGTTCACTACCTGGAGGAATTAAACAAAGACTTGCTCTCGGCATATCTGTAATTCATAAACCAAAAATTGTTTTTCTCGATGAACCTACAAGTGGTGTTGATCCAATTTATAGAAGAAATTTCTGGGAATTAATAAATGAATTATCTCAAGAAGGAATTACTGTTGTAGTAACAACTCATTATCTTGAAGAAGCTGAATATTGCAATAATATTATTTTAATTGATTCAGGAAAAATTATTGCTCAGGGAAGTTCAAAACAACTTAAAACAAATTATATTAAAAATCCTATACTTGAATTAGAATCTAAAAATATATTGGAAGTAATAGAAATTCTGGAAAAGCAGGACTTTGTAAGTGAGGTGTCGTTGTTTGGCAATAATCTTCATATAATTACAAACGAAAAGTTCAGCAATATTAGTCAGCTCAATTCTTTGCTGAAAGAAAAAAATATTACTCCAGAAAGAATTACAACTATTACACCTACACTCGAAGATGTATTTATTCATTTACTGGAAATGAAAAAGGATGAAGAAAAGATTAATGAAAATTAG
- a CDS encoding FlgD immunoglobulin-like domain containing protein: protein MKHTLILSVFAIFILITTIISRSFRVEKIPNGNKFMCANCHTNPGGGGERNAFGKAVESRVTPGGFQDFWDSQLASLDSDGDGFSNGLELQDPEGKWRPGQPNPGNSSQVSNPGDPNSIPNISSINSSSIENYYKLFDNYPNPFNPSTRISFAIPVNEKVTLHIFDINGSLIKTLVNDNLSPGTYEILWNGKDENNNDVTSGVYIYQLKAGYFNQSKKMVLIR from the coding sequence ATGAAACACACATTAATCCTTTCTGTATTTGCAATATTCATACTAATAACTACAATAATTTCAAGAAGCTTTCGAGTAGAAAAGATTCCCAATGGAAATAAATTTATGTGTGCAAACTGCCATACAAATCCTGGAGGAGGTGGCGAGCGTAATGCATTTGGTAAAGCAGTAGAATCAAGAGTAACTCCTGGTGGCTTTCAGGATTTCTGGGATTCGCAATTAGCTTCACTTGATTCTGATGGAGATGGATTTTCAAATGGTCTGGAATTGCAGGATCCAGAAGGGAAATGGCGACCAGGTCAACCAAATCCTGGCAATTCTTCACAGGTTTCAAATCCAGGAGATCCTAACAGCATACCAAATATTTCTTCAATCAACAGTTCATCAATAGAAAATTACTATAAATTATTTGATAATTATCCCAATCCATTCAATCCTTCAACAAGAATTTCTTTTGCAATTCCAGTAAATGAAAAAGTTACTCTACATATTTTTGACATAAATGGAAGCTTAATCAAAACATTAGTTAATGATAATTTATCGCCCGGTACATACGAAATACTATGGAATGGTAAAGATGAAAATAATAACGATGTTACATCAGGTGTCTATATTTATCAATTAAAAGCAGGTTACTTTAATCAATCTAAAAAGATGGTTTTAATAAGGTGA
- a CDS encoding DUF6901 family protein, translating to MENNQEVLKYTYTFIFNNGTEKKFEILLDKNTLDLISSNQTEVADWAKRENFQCANDLCNSKFEKYCPIAVNIDNIIKFFSDINSYETVKIYAEVDERTYFKETSVQKGVSSLIGIIMPVSGCPVLSKLKPLVRFHLPFASIEETEFRVISMYLFVQYMIMQRGGTPDWEMKKLKQIYEDILKINRVLSERVANLENKDASINAIVALDNFAQFISSSLEYNDLSDFENIFKEWLE from the coding sequence ATGGAAAACAATCAGGAAGTTTTAAAATATACATACACTTTCATATTCAATAATGGAACAGAAAAAAAATTTGAAATATTACTTGATAAAAACACACTGGATTTAATTTCATCAAATCAAACAGAAGTAGCAGATTGGGCAAAAAGAGAAAACTTTCAATGTGCTAATGATTTGTGTAATTCTAAGTTTGAAAAATATTGTCCCATTGCAGTTAATATTGATAACATAATAAAATTTTTTAGTGATATAAATTCTTATGAAACTGTAAAGATTTATGCAGAAGTAGATGAGAGAACTTACTTTAAAGAAACTTCTGTTCAAAAAGGTGTTAGCAGTTTAATAGGTATTATAATGCCAGTTAGTGGATGTCCAGTACTTTCAAAATTAAAGCCGCTTGTAAGATTTCATCTGCCATTTGCATCTATTGAAGAAACTGAATTTAGAGTAATTAGTATGTACTTATTTGTTCAATATATGATAATGCAAAGAGGTGGAACTCCAGACTGGGAAATGAAAAAATTAAAACAGATTTACGAAGACATTCTTAAAATTAATCGAGTTCTATCTGAGCGAGTTGCCAATCTTGAAAATAAAGATGCAAGCATTAATGCTATTGTAGCTCTGGATAATTTTGCTCAATTTATTTCAAGTAGTCTTGAATATAATGACCTTTCTGATTTTGAAAATATATTTAAAGAATGGCTTGAGTAA
- a CDS encoding sugar phosphate nucleotidyltransferase, translating to MRAVIPAAGFGTRLKPHTYSLPKVLLNVGGKPILGHIVDKIISENIFKATFIIGYMGEKVIDYINKNYKELNADFVVQEELLGLGHAIFKAVPTFDDEEILIILGDTIFDVQLTNVLSQKINSLGVKEVEDPSRFGVAVCENNRIIKLIEKPQTPISNLALVGLYYISNSKLLKECLNEIIKNDIKTKGEYQLTDALQLMIEKGETITTFHVEGWYDCGKPETLLSTNQFLLSKNYSKKDYNGVVINHPVFISDKAIIKNSVIGPYTTISEDCIIIDSIIKNSIISSGAKIEKAMLENSIIGSNAVIKGNFKKLNAGDSSEIEFF from the coding sequence TTGAGAGCAGTAATACCGGCTGCGGGTTTTGGAACAAGACTGAAACCGCATACATACTCACTCCCAAAAGTATTATTAAATGTTGGTGGTAAACCAATCTTAGGGCATATTGTTGATAAAATAATTTCTGAAAATATTTTCAAAGCCACTTTTATAATTGGGTACATGGGGGAGAAAGTAATTGATTATATAAACAAAAACTACAAGGAATTAAATGCAGATTTTGTAGTACAGGAAGAATTACTTGGATTGGGTCATGCAATTTTTAAAGCAGTACCAACTTTTGATGACGAAGAGATTCTCATAATACTTGGCGATACAATTTTTGATGTTCAATTAACAAATGTATTATCACAAAAAATTAATTCACTTGGAGTAAAAGAAGTTGAAGATCCATCAAGGTTTGGAGTAGCTGTTTGTGAAAACAATCGAATAATAAAATTAATTGAAAAACCACAAACACCAATTTCAAATCTTGCTCTTGTTGGGTTATATTACATTTCTAATTCTAAATTACTAAAAGAATGTTTGAACGAAATAATTAAGAATGATATTAAAACAAAAGGTGAATACCAGTTAACAGATGCATTGCAACTAATGATAGAAAAAGGAGAAACAATAACAACATTTCATGTAGAAGGATGGTATGATTGTGGAAAGCCTGAAACTTTATTATCCACAAATCAGTTTTTACTTTCAAAAAATTATTCTAAAAAAGATTATAATGGTGTAGTTATAAATCATCCTGTATTTATTTCTGATAAAGCTATTATAAAGAATTCAGTCATTGGTCCTTACACAACAATATCGGAAGATTGTATAATTATTGATTCGATTATAAAAAATTCAATAATTAGTTCTGGTGCTAAAATAGAAAAAGCAATGCTAGAAAATTCAATAATTGGAAGCAATGCAGTTATTAAAGGCAATTTCAAAAAATTAAATGCCGGCGATTCATCTGAGATAGAATTTTTTTAA